From Acidobacteriota bacterium, one genomic window encodes:
- a CDS encoding PhzF family phenazine biosynthesis protein, which translates to MSLTIYQVDAFAKDVFKGNPAAICPLKEWLPKETMQAIAYENNLSETAFFVRNGDAFEIRWFTPTFEIDLCGHATLASAYVIFEILQSENEIIRFRSHLSGDLFVEKQGGLFVLDFPSRPPAPAEALPGLIEAIGKKPKEILRGRDFFLVYESESDVRAIAPNFTRLLDVPTHGVIVTAPGDDCDFVSRFFAPEVGVFEDPVTGSAHCNLIPFWAERLGKQVLFARQVSERGGELFCEIHGDRVKIGGYASLYLKGEIYV; encoded by the coding sequence ATGAGTTTAACGATCTATCAGGTTGATGCATTTGCGAAGGACGTTTTCAAAGGAAATCCGGCTGCGATTTGTCCGCTTAAAGAGTGGTTGCCCAAAGAGACGATGCAGGCGATCGCCTACGAGAACAACCTTTCGGAGACCGCATTTTTTGTCCGAAACGGTGATGCTTTCGAGATCCGTTGGTTCACGCCGACGTTTGAGATCGATCTATGCGGGCACGCGACGCTCGCAAGCGCGTATGTGATCTTTGAAATTCTTCAGTCGGAGAACGAGATCATCAGGTTCCGATCGCATTTGAGCGGCGATCTTTTTGTCGAAAAGCAGGGCGGATTGTTCGTGCTCGATTTTCCTTCTCGGCCGCCGGCACCCGCGGAGGCGCTCCCGGGACTGATCGAGGCAATCGGCAAAAAACCAAAAGAGATTCTTCGCGGTCGGGATTTCTTTCTCGTTTATGAATCGGAGTCGGACGTCCGCGCGATCGCACCGAATTTTACGAGGCTTCTCGACGTCCCGACGCACGGCGTGATCGTCACCGCGCCGGGCGACGATTGCGACTTCGTTTCGCGTTTTTTCGCGCCGGAGGTCGGCGTTTTCGAGGATCCGGTAACGGGTTCGGCGCATTGCAACCTGATTCCGTTTTGGGCCGAAAGACTTGGAAAGCAAGTTCTGTTCGCCCGGCAGGTATCGGAACGCGGCGGCGAACTGTTTTGTGAGATTCACGGGGACCGCGTCAAGATCGGGGGCTATGCGTCGCTTTATTTGAAAGGTGAGATATATGTCTAG
- a CDS encoding RidA family protein: MSRIAGLSAAVFVFLVATIWFAFPTDAFDKSKKKAIETVDAPKAIGPYSQAIVAGDLIFVSGQIGLDPKTGTIVEGGVEAETEQVLKNLEAVLKASNSDFDSVVKSTIFLADIGDFAKVNEIYARKFKAPFPARATVQAAKLPRDAKIEIELTALVKK; the protein is encoded by the coding sequence ATGTCTAGGATTGCTGGATTAAGTGCCGCGGTTTTCGTGTTTTTGGTCGCCACGATCTGGTTTGCGTTCCCGACCGATGCGTTCGACAAATCGAAGAAGAAGGCGATCGAGACTGTCGATGCGCCGAAAGCGATCGGACCATACTCGCAGGCGATCGTCGCCGGCGATCTGATCTTTGTTTCCGGCCAAATCGGTCTCGATCCGAAAACCGGAACGATTGTCGAAGGCGGCGTCGAAGCCGAGACCGAACAGGTATTAAAGAACCTGGAAGCGGTGTTGAAAGCGTCAAACAGTGATTTTGACAGCGTCGTCAAATCGACGATCTTTCTCGCTGACATAGGCGATTTCGCGAAGGTCAACGAGATCTACGCGCGGAAATTCAAAGCGCCGTTCCCGGCCCGCGCCACCGTTCAGGCGGCGAAACTGCCGCGCGATGCGAAGATCGAGATCGAGTTGACGGCATTGGTGAAAAAATGA
- a CDS encoding sodium-dependent bicarbonate transport family permease, with the protein MDFQILISNLTNPTLLFFVLGIFAVMLKSDLEIPESSSKFIALYLLFAIGFKGGQELAHSDFTAEIVYSLLFGVAIASLIPLYVFFVLKRKLTVSDAGAVAAAYGSVSAVTFVAAASFLEAQKLTFGGHMVAVMALMESPAIIVGVLLLMYFEKGDETQGSFKNVIGHSFTNGSVLMVLGSLLIGLIADTKQAEGIKPFTTDIFKGFLAIFLLDMGMVTARRFGTFRKYGLIATLIAIVLPALNGSIVAFASKLVTADAGNRFIFAILAASASYIAVPAAMRLAAPKSDPGLYVPMALGVTFPFNITIGMPLYFAIVSAT; encoded by the coding sequence ATGGATTTCCAGATCCTGATCTCGAATCTGACGAACCCGACGCTGCTGTTTTTTGTACTCGGAATCTTCGCGGTGATGCTCAAGAGCGACCTTGAGATTCCGGAATCGTCGAGCAAGTTCATCGCGCTCTATCTGCTCTTTGCAATCGGATTCAAAGGCGGCCAGGAATTGGCGCACAGCGATTTCACGGCTGAGATCGTTTATTCGCTGTTGTTCGGTGTAGCGATCGCGTCCTTGATACCGCTTTATGTGTTTTTCGTTCTGAAACGAAAACTGACCGTCAGCGATGCCGGAGCGGTAGCGGCGGCCTATGGTTCGGTCAGCGCCGTCACATTCGTCGCTGCGGCGTCGTTTCTTGAGGCGCAAAAGCTGACCTTCGGCGGTCATATGGTGGCGGTGATGGCGCTGATGGAATCGCCGGCGATCATCGTCGGAGTTCTTCTTTTGATGTATTTCGAGAAGGGCGATGAAACGCAGGGATCGTTCAAGAACGTGATCGGCCATTCATTTACGAACGGCAGTGTTTTGATGGTCCTCGGAAGTTTATTGATCGGTTTGATCGCGGATACGAAGCAGGCGGAAGGGATCAAGCCGTTCACGACCGATATTTTCAAGGGATTTTTGGCGATCTTCCTGCTCGATATGGGAATGGTCACGGCAAGGCGGTTCGGCACGTTTCGAAAATATGGGTTGATCGCGACGCTTATCGCAATCGTTCTTCCGGCGCTGAACGGCAGCATCGTCGCATTTGCGAGCAAGTTGGTCACGGCCGATGCGGGAAACCGCTTCATTTTCGCGATCCTGGCGGCGAGCGCATCGTATATCGCGGTTCCGGCGGCGATGCGTTTGGCGGCGCCGAAATCGGATCCGGGACTTTATGTTCCGATGGCGCTTGGCGTCACGTTTCCTTTTAATATCACGATCGGAATGCCTTTGTATTTTGCGATCGTGAGTGCGACTTAG
- a CDS encoding RidA family protein yields the protein MKRIQPTGMPEPKGHYSPGIEHNGLVFVSGQLPIDHSTGRVETGAIEDQTELALRNVETVLKAAASDLAHVLQMTIYVSDMELWDGVNEAYKRVMGEHKPARAIVPVKDLHFDTKIEIQAIGAKID from the coding sequence ATGAAAAGAATTCAGCCAACTGGGATGCCTGAACCGAAAGGACACTATTCGCCGGGCATCGAACATAATGGACTGGTTTTCGTTTCGGGTCAGCTTCCGATCGACCATTCGACGGGACGTGTCGAAACCGGCGCGATCGAAGATCAAACCGAACTGGCGCTGAGAAATGTGGAGACGGTCCTGAAGGCTGCCGCAAGTGATCTCGCTCACGTGCTTCAGATGACGATCTATGTTTCGGATATGGAACTCTGGGACGGCGTGAACGAGGCCTACAAGCGCGTGATGGGCGAACACAAACCGGCACGGGCGATCGTTCCGGTCAAGGATCTTCATTTCGATACGAAGATCGAGATTCAGGCGATCGGGGCGAAGATCGATTAA